From one Neofelis nebulosa isolate mNeoNeb1 chromosome 4, mNeoNeb1.pri, whole genome shotgun sequence genomic stretch:
- the ANGPTL4 gene encoding angiopoietin-related protein 4, with protein MRRAPTASAALVLCAATAGLLSAQGRAAPAEPPEPPRFASWDEVNVLAHGLLQLGHGLREHVERTQGRLGALERRLGACGAACKESGGSAAPPRAPEGLGPSGEAAPETLGSLQTQLKTQNGRIEQLFHKVAQQQRHLEKQHLKIQNLQSQVSLLAPTHLGHRMAKPGRKKRLPKMAQLVGPAHNISRLHRLPRDCQELFEEGERQSGLFQIQPQGSPPFLVNCKMTSDGGWTVIQRRQDGSVDFNQPWEAYKAGFGDPQGEFWLGLEKVHRITGDRGSRLAVQLQDWEGNAESLQFPVYLGGEDTAYSLQLTAPVASELGATTVAPNGLSLPFSTWDQDHDLRGDKNCAKSLSGGWWFGSCGHSNLNGQYFRSIPHQRQQRKKGIFWKTWRGRHYPLQATTMLIQPTAAEAAS; from the exons ATGCGCCGTGCGCCGACGGCCTCGGCAGCCTTGGTGCTGTGCGCCGCCACCGCCGGGCTGCTGAGCGCGCAGGGCCGCGCGGCGCCCGCCGAGCCTCCCGAGCCGCCGCGCTTCGCGTCCTGGGACGAGGTGAACGTGCTGGCGCACGGGCTCCTGCAGCTGGGCCACGGGCTGCGCGAGCACGTGGAGCGCACCCAGGGGCGGCTGGGCGCGCTGGAGCGGCGGCTGGGCGCGTGCGGGGCGGCCTGCAAGGAGTCCGGGGGGTCCGCCGCGCCCCCGCGCGCGCCCGAGGGTCTGGGCCCCAGTGGCGAGGCTGCCCCCGAGACCCTCGGCAGCCTGCAG ACTCAGCTCAAGACCCAGAACGGCAGGATTGAGCAACTCTTCCACAAGGTGGCCCAGCAGCAGCGGCACCTGGAGAAGCAGCACCTGAAAATCCAGAATCTGCAGAGCCAG GTGAGCCTCCTGGCCCCCACGCACCTGGGCCACAGGATGGCCAAGCCTGGCAGGAAGAAGAGGCTACCCAAAATGGCACAGCTCGTTGGCCCTGCTCACAATATCAGCCGCCTGCACA GACTGCCCAGGGACTGCCAAGAGCTGTTTGAAGAGGGAGAGCGACAAAGTGGACTGTTCCAGATCCAGCCTCAGGGGTCCCCACCCTTCCTGGTTAACTGCAAGATGACCTCGG ATGGAGGCTGGACTGTAATTCAGAGGCGCCAGGATGGCTCCGTGGACTTTAACCAGCCCTGGGAAGCTTATAAGGCTGGCTTCGGAGACCCCCAAG GTGAGTTCTGGCTGGGCCTGGAGAAGGTTCACCGCATCACGGGGGACCGTGGCAGCCGCCTGGCTGTGCAGTTGCAGGACTGGGAGGGCAATGCTGAGTCTCTGCAGTTCCCCGTCTATCTGGGTGGTGAGGACACAGCCTACAGCCTGCAGCTCACAGCTCCCGTGGCCAGTGAACTGGGTGCTACCACTGTGGCACCCAAtggcctctccctgcccttctccacttGGGATCAAGACCACGACCTCCGTGGGGACAAGAACTGTGCCAAGAGCCTCTCCG GTGGCTGGTGGTTTGGCAGCTGTGGCCATTCCAACCTTAATGGACAGTACTTCCGTTCCATCCCACACCAGCGGCAGCAGCGTAAGAAGGGCATCTTCTGGAAGACCTGGAGGGGCCGCCACTACCCGCTGCAGGCCACCACAATGCTGATCCAGCCGACAGCGGCTGAAGCAGCCTCCTAG
- the RAB11B gene encoding ras-related protein Rab-11B translates to MGTRDDEYDYLFKVVLIGDSGVGKSNLLSRFTRNEFNLESKSTIGVEFATRSIQVDGKTIKAQIWDTAGQERYRAITSAYYRGAVGALLVYDIAKHLTYENVERWLKELRDHADSNIVIMLVGNKSDLRHLRAVPTDEARAFAEKNNLSFIETSALDSTNVEEAFKNILTEIYRIVSQKQIADRAAHDESPGNNVVDISVPPTTDGQKPTKLQCCQNL, encoded by the exons ATGGGGACCCGGGACGACGAGTACGACTACCTATTCAAAG TGGTGCTCATTGGGGACTCAGGCGTGGGGAAGAGCAACCTGCTATCACGCTTCACCCGCAACGAGTTCAACCTGGAGAGCAAGAGCACCATCGGCGTGGAGTTTGCCACCCGCAGCATCCAGGTGGACGGCAAGACCATCAAGGCGCAGATCTGGGACACCGCCGGCCAGGAGCGCTACCGTGCCATCACCTCTGC CTACTACCGCGGCGCGGTGGGTGCCCTGCTGGTGTATGACATCGCCAAGCACCTGACCTACGAGAACGTGGAGCGCTGGCTGAAGGAGCTGCGGGACCACGCCGACAGCAACATCGTCATCATGCTGGTGGGCAACAAGAGTGACCTGCGCCACCTGCGGGCCGTGCCCACTGACGAGGCTCGTGCCTTTGCAG AAAAGAACAACTTGTCCTTCATTGAGACCTCAGCCTTGGATTCCACCAACGTAGAGGAAGCTTTCAAGAACATCCTCACAG AGATCTACCGCATCGTGTCGCAGAAGCAGATTGCAGACCGCGCTGCCCACGACGAGTCCCCCGGCAACAACGTGGTGGACATCAGCGTGCCGCCCACCACCGACGGACAGAAACCCACCAAGCTGCAGTGCTGCCAGAACCTGTGA